Part of the Pseudomonas lijiangensis genome is shown below.
CGCTGGACAGCTGTTTCACCTTGCGTGAAGGCAGCGACATCACCCTGATCAGTTGGGGCGCCAGCGTTCATGAAACCTTGCAGGCGGCCAGTGCGCTGGCCGAGCGAGGCGTCTCGGCAGAAGTCATCGATGTGGCCTGCGTCAAACCTCTGGACCTCGACACCCTTGAAGCCTCGGTGCGCAAGACCGGTCGCTGCGTGATCATCCACGAAGCGCCGCGTTCATGTGCCGTCGGTTCTGAAATCGCCGCCAGCCTTTATGAGCGGGCCTTCATGGATCTGCAGGCACCCATCCAGCGTGTCACTGCCCCGGATATTCCACCGCCGTTGTACCGGCTGGAACAGCTCTATATCCCGGCAGTGGAAGACATTCTGCATGCCTGCGACACCGTGCTCGATTTCGCCTGACGCCCAAGGAGGCTTGCGATGAAATATTTCAAACTGCCCGATCTGGGCGAAGGTCTGCAAGAAGCGGAAGTGGTCCAGTGGCACATCAAGGAAGGTGACACCGTGCGTGCCGATCAACTGGTGGTTTCGGTGGAAACCGCCAAGGCCATCGTCGATATTCCCGCGCCTTATGACGGCGTGGTCGCCAAACTGTTTGGCGGTGATGGCGATGTCCTGCATGTGGGTGAACCCCTGATGGCCTTTGAAGGCGAGGGCGATGCCGGCACTGTCGTCGGGCGTCTTGAAGGCGGCGGCAGCCAGGACGATCAGTTCTGTGTCGGCGCTGCGCCTTCGACCCGTGAACACCTGTCTGTAAAAGCCACGCCTGCCGTTCGCCAACTGGCCCGGCAACTGGGTATCGAACTCAATGCTCTGACGGGCTCAGGCAATAACGGCCTGATCACCCGCGCCGATGTCGAGCGTGCAGCACAGGTCGAACGCGATCGTTTTGGTGGTCAGCGTCTGCGCGGTGTGCGGCGCAGTATGGCGCTGAACATGGCCAAGTCCCATGCCGAAGTGGTGCCGGTGACGATCTTTGGTGACGCTGACCTGCATCGCTGGGCGCAGGCCCGTGACCCATTGATCCGCCTGGGCAAGGCCATGGCCGAAGCCTGCAAGGTGGAGCCGGTGCTCAATAGCTGGTTCGACGGCAAATCCCTGTCGATCAAACAGCATGAAACCCTCAACCTGGGCATCGCCGTCGACACACCCGATGGCTTGTTCGTACCGGTGCTTCGCGATGTCGGCAACCGCAGTGCGGCTGACCTGAAAGAGGGCATGAGTCGCTTGCGCGCCGATGTGAAAGCCCGCTCAATCCCGCCACAGGAAATGATGGGCGCAACCATCACCCTGTCCAACTTCGGCACCCTGTTCGGGCGCTACGCCAACCCGATCGTCGTACCGCCGCAAGTGGCAATCATTGGTGCAGGAGGGATTCGTGAAGAGCCGGTGGCCATGAACGGGGAGGTTGTAATCCACCCGATCCTGCCGCTGTCACTGACCTTCGATCATCGGGCCGTGACGGGAGGTGAAGCCGCACGGTTCTTTAAAGCGCTGGTGGATGAACTGGAGAAACCGGAATGATGGAGGTGTAGTTTTTCGCGAATGAATTGGCTCCCACTAAAAACCTGTGGAAGCGAATTCATTCGCGAACCCCCGATTTCACTCGGTTTCAGCTTCGGTTTCGCTCAGCAATTCATTCAGCGCATCCGGCTGGCTCTTGAAGGCGCGGGCGAAGATATCGCGGTTTTTCGCCATGTAGATCCCGGCCTCTTCAACCTGGGCTTCCGTCAGCGACGGCACGGCCTTGTTCAACACTGTTGCCAGCAACTCGGCGAGTTCAAGCATCTTGTCATGACGATCAGCTTCGGCTTTATCCATGAACAAGCGCTCCAGATCTCGGCTGCTGCGGTATACCACTTCGACGGCCATTAACCACCTCACATGCCTTTGCGATAAATTTAGCGATTACTGTATTTTTGTACAGTATTTAGCATAAGCCAATCCGCTTCCCTTGAATAGTGGTCTTAAAACACATTTTTGTTGGCCCGGTGTGCCTTGCGACAACCCGTCGCGCTCTCAACGATAGCCTATGGCCCTGTTCATGCTTTAAAAAGCATCGGCGCAGAGTGTCATCTGCATGCAGCATCATCCGGTTGGTAAAAATTCAGGTTCAGAGGTAGAGCGTCATGGGAAACAAATGGGCAGAAAAGATGCGGCAAAAAGTGCATTCGCAGGCCGAATCGCTGGGGAATCTCTGTGTGGAGAGCTTCCACTTCCTGGCACTGTTCGCCATCGGCGCCATCACTGCCTGGGCATCGGTCGTCGCCTTTCTGGGGATGGTCGAAAAAGGCAACATCACGGTCGATGACATCCTGCTGCTGTTCATCTACCTCGAGCTGGGTGCGATGACGGGGATTTACTTCAAGACCAACCACATGCCCGTCCGCTTCCTGATCTATGTCGCCATCACGGCACTGACCCGGTTGCTGATCTCGGACGTCTCCCACCACAACCCGCCAAGTATCGGCATCATCTACCTGTGCGGCGGTATTCTGCTGCTGGCGATCTCGATTCTGGTGGTGCGTTATGCGTCGTACAAATACCCGTCGGCGAAGATTCCGGATCCGTTCAGTAATGTGAAAGGGGCAGTGACGGAGGAGAAGGGCGAGGTTTGATTTAAACGGCATTTGGTAGGAGCGAATTCATTCGCGAGAGGCCCGTACATTCGAAGAAGATTTATCGCCTTCAATGACGTCATCGCGGATGAATTCCCACAAATGACAGGTACTCCTACGTACTAATGTCGATCAGTTAAGGCACAAACAACACTTGTGGGAGGCAGCTTGCTGGCGAAAAAGGCCTGAAACTGGCAGATATTTGCGTCGAACGCTGAAGTCGCCAGCAAGCTGCCTCCCACAAAGTGATTCATTGACCTTAACTGATCGGCATTACTACTGCGTAGAGGTTTACCGCACCTCCACCCGCTCCAACGACCGATCCAGCTCACTCCTGGCCATCCCGATCAGATGAACAACAGAAAAAGCCAAATCACGTTTCGGGCCATTGAGGCTGTCGCCGGATTCGTAGGCGGTGGCCGCTGCGCATCGCAGCAGTTCGGAGATGTGCAGCAGGGATTCTTCGAGCGATGGGGCAGGTGGATCGGGTGTTAAATTTTTCATAACCAGTTTCCTTATGGGGCCACCGTACAATCGCTGCTAAACGATTGAGGGTGGCGACTTTGACGCGGGTTAGCAGACCGGGAAACTAGCCAAAACCGGCGCACCCGAAGGTGCCCCACGCAAAGCCGCCATAAGGGCATGTTTTGCGTGGCTAGTCATCGTCGGGCTGCTAAACCCGATCACTGATGAGCAGTGACCGGCACAGCCTAGAGAGCCAAAAAGGGCCACGCAAGGGGATAGGATTTTCTAGGAAACTTCGCGCAGATGATAGAGACAGGTCCGTAAGAAACGGCCTGCAAACGAGGCATTTCGTTAGCTTAAGTTACATCGCACCCCTCATCTTGCGTAGACAGGGACTACCTGTCGCTCTCAGAAGTTGGTCGCGGGCAAGCGCTCATTAACCCTAATATTTGAAGCGAATTCATTCGCGAGAGGCCCGTACATTCGAAGAAAACCTATCGTCTTCAATGACGTATCGCGGATGAATCCGCTCCCACAAGTGGCAGGCCTAGCGTGCTTCCACACGCTCCAGCGAGCGATCAAGCTCGGTTTGGGCCATGCCGATCAGGTGTACAACCGAGAAGGCCAGGTCGCGTTTCGGTCCGTTGAGGCAGTCGCCGGATTCGTAGGCGGTGGCCGCTGCGCATCGCAGCAGTTCGGAGATATGTTGCAGGGATTCTTCGAGAGAAGGTATGGAGGGGTCAGGTGTTATTTTTTTCATAACCAGTTTCCTCATGGTGCCACCGTACAATCGCTGCGAAACGATTGAAGGTGGCGACTTTGACGCGGGTTAGCAAACCGGCAAACCAGTCAAAACCGGTGCACCCGAAGGCACCCCACGCAGTCGCCATCAGGGCATGTTTGCGTGGCTGGTCATCCTCGGGCTACTGAACTAGATCACTGATAAGCTGTGATCCAGCTTAGTTCAGAGAGCCAAAAAGGGCACACAAGGGGATATGACTTTCCATGAAGCCACACGCAGATGAAAAGAGAGGTCCGCAATAAATGCCCTGCATTCAGGGCATTTTCGTCAGGTTAAGTAATACCGACGCTCGCTTCAGAGGCCCGCCGTCTGCTCATGTCGGTCTGGCCGCCAGTGACCTCCTGTAAGAATCGGCAACTGGCTGAGTGTGACGCCATCGGTCATGGCGGTGAGGATTTTCAGTGCGCTGTCGCCACGCTCGATAGCGATGCCGAATTGCACGCTTTCTATGAGGCGACGCAGGCGCTCGGGGTCGTTGCGCTGGGCGGCGCTGATCAGGCGCTTGGCGACGATGCCCTTTTCGTTCGACAGTGTCAGCATGATGCTGCCATCCAGTCCCTGGATGCTCAGATTCACCCGGTAATCGGGATGAAAGGTATCGGTGATCATCTGAAAAGGATTATCCATATCTTCTACCTGTCTATGTGAACTGCATAAATTGACCGGGTATTAGTCCCTTTAGTTCTCAGTTGCTGACCATCGGCAAGATTTTCTGGTGCTTGCTGATGGCAGGTTTTGCTGTCATCTTTCGCGTTAATGATAATTTTTCGTGTTTGAGAAGCATTGACGCATGCGCGACTTTTCCGCAGCTGATGACGACCTTGTCCGTGATCGTCGGCAGCAAATGACCGAGCTCTACAGCGACCACCATCTGTGGCTGCAAAACTGGCTGCGAAAAAAGATTGGGTGCTCGCAACGTGCTGCGGATCTGGCCCAGGATGCTTTCGTGCGTATCCTGATGCTGGCTGAACCGCTCAATCTCAAGGAGCCTCGGGCGTTTCTCGCCACCACTGCGACGCGCTTGCTGATTGATGGTGCACGGCGTCGCAAGATCGAGCGCGCCTACCTGGAGGCGCTGGCTCTGCATGCCGATGAAGTTTGCACGCCGGATCCCGAAGCCATCCATGTCGCGTTGCAGATGCTGGAGCGAATCGCACAGATGCTTGACGGCTTGCCTCCCAGGCCGCGTCAGGCATTTTTGCTTCACCGCCTTGAGGGGATGACTTACAGCGAAATAGCCATTCAATTGGGTGTGTCCTCCAGCATGGTCAAACAATACATGGCCAGCGTGATGGTGCATTGCTACAAGACACTGCATGGTTCGGGCCAGCTCTCATGAGCGATGCACAAGAACCCTGCGAGCGGATGATCAGCGAAGCGGCTTCCTGGCTTGCATTGATGAATGACGATGCGGTGAGCGCAACTGATCGCGAGGCCTTTGACAGGTGGCGCGAGGCGGACCCGCGACACGCTCTGGCGCTGTCACGCATGCAGTCCTTGTGGGGCAGTTTTGATGAATTACCGGGCAAGCCGGCTCGGGTTGCATTGCGTCAGACATTCCCGCATTCGGGGGTAAAACCCTCTTATCGAGGGTTGCAGGTTCTCTCGCTGTTGGGCGTTTTGATCGGCGGCTGGATGAGCGTCGAGAACCTGCCGATCTGGATGGCCGATCAGCACACGGCCATCGGTGAGCGTCGCGAATTTCTGCTTTCCGATGGTAGCGAAGTTCAGCTCAACAGCAATTCGGCGCTGGATATAAAATTCGACGGACGGCAACGCGAGGTGGAATTGTTGCGCGGCGAATTGTGGGTTCAGGTTGCAAAGGATGCACAGCGCCCATTTGTGGTGCGCACCGATCAGGGCACCATCACTGCATTGGGGACGCGCTTTGTGGTGCGCCGTGGTCCGCAAGGGACAACGGTCAGCGTGCTGGAGTCAGCCATTGCGGCCAGGGCCGATAGCGCGGATGTGGTGAAAGTCTCCACCGGCCAGCAGGCCTTGCTCAAGGACGGCAGGGTACAGGCGCCGCGCTCCATAGGCAGTGGCGACCCGTCAGCGTGGACCCGTGGCGTGCTGAAGGTTGATGATCGGCCTCTGGGCGAAGTGCTGCAAACACTGGCCGAATATCGACATGGCTTGTTGCGTTTCGATGCCAGGGCTCTGGATGGGATACGGGTTTCTGGGCTGTTCCGCCTTGATGATACCGATGCTGCGCTTGCAGCCCTGAGCGATAACCTGCCCATCCGCATCGAGCGCTTTACTGACCTGCTGATCGTGGTCAAACCGCTGCCCTGAAAACAGAAAGGGCGGCTCTTTTCAGGGCCGCCCTCGGTTACGCGATCAATGTGTCAGAGAGTGGAAATCAGCCCAGTCGAGCGACTTCCTTTTCCAGTTCTTTCTCAAGAAATTCTTCCTCCAGCAGGGCGTCCGGACTGACCGAATCTTCATCCTGATCCTGGGGCAGTGGTGCGCCGCCACGTTTGCTGCGCAGTTTGCCCAACAGGTGCTCAAGGGCGTGATCGAGTTTTGCGGCTGCACCATCAACGGCCTGATCGATGGTATCGGCCTTCTGGGTAACGGAAATCGGTTGGTGGCCTTTTGGACGGGCCTCTATCTGGCAGCGGATGTCATGTGGACCTGGCTTTTCGCCGTTTTCATCGCTGATGTGAACTTCGACTCGGGTTATATATTCGTCGTAGCGTTCGAGCGTGCTTTCAATGGTGGTACGAACCCACTCCTCCAGTCGGATACTGCTTTCGATGTGATTATCGCTATTGACCTGGATTTGCATAGTTAATCCTTATTAGGGCTTGCTCGTGTGAGGCTCATTGATCGATTTCTTGCGGAGCTCGATTTCGTTTGCGCTCAAGCACAGTGTTGGCGCCAATGAGCCAACAATTCAACCCCCAAATGGAAGAAATATTTCGCAGCAAAAATATTGTCATATTCAGGTTTGAATGAAAGCATTTCTCATCCACCTGGTTTCATCTGTGCATGCTGTCGCGGCCAAGGCCCCTCCCACTTTCAATCGTGGGAGGGGCCTTGGCCGCGACAATTCTTAAAACGCGACGGACGTCTGCAGGTACACGGTGCGCGGTTCACCCACGTACTTGCCGCGGTTGTTGTCATCGAACGAGCGGGTGAAGTATTCGCGGTTGAAGATGTTCTTCACGCCTACCGCCACGTTCAGGTCAGACATTTTCGGGCCGAAGTCATAGGCGGCGCGGGTGCTGAACAGCATGTAGCCGGGAATCCTGCCGGTGCTGCCGCTGGCGTTTTCTGCCTCGGTATTGGCGTTGTCGGCGAACTGATCGCTCTGGAACGAACTGTCCAGATTCAGCTTCCATGGGCCTTCGGTGTACCTCACGCCCAGGGTGCCTTTGTGTCTGGACGAGAAGGGCACGCGATTGCCTTTGTTCGGGCCGTCTTCGCGGATGGTTGCGTCCACATACGCATAGCTGGCGTAGACCTCATAGGCATCCAGCGCCGGGCTCAGGTCGCTCAAGGCGTAGTTGATGCTGCTCTCGATACCCTGATGACGGGTTTCGCCGCGAGCGATGATGCGGTTGTCGGTCTGGTTGGTGTCGTACTGGTTGTCGAAGTTGATCAGGAAGGCGCCGATCTCTGCGCGCAGTACGCCGTTGTCATAGCGGGTGCCCAGTTCCCAGGTGCGCGCCTTTTCCGGTTGGACTTCGCCGCCGTTGACGCGATTGGGCATCTGGCTGTACTGCACGCTGCCGAACGAGCCTTCGGTGTTGGCGTACAGGTTCCAGGTGTCCGTGAGGTGATAGAGCACGTTCAAGGCCGGCAGGGCCGTGTTGTAGTCGCCCTGGTATTTGACGTTGGTCTGGTTGTTGGATTGCGCCGTGTCGATCATCTCGTAGCGAATGCCCGGCGTGATGGTCCACTTGCCGATATCGATGCGGTCATCGATGTAGAACGCTTTGGCATCGGTGTAGCCACGGGTATCGCGGTCTTGCGTGCTCGACGTGCTGGGCATGATTTGCGAAGCGGTGGTTTCGTTGTAGCGCACTTCGTGGCCGGATTCGTTGATGTAGCGATAGCCGATGCCCACTTCATGCCAGCTCTCGCCCAGTGCGAAACCTTGGGAGAAGCGGGTTTCAAAACCGCGTACCCAGTATTCGCGCGGTGACAGGGTGACGATATTGCCCTGTTCCAGATAACCGCTGCGCAGGGTCTTGGTGAAGAAGGTGTTGGCGGTGAAAACCCGGGCGTCCTGCTCGTAGCGATAGCCGAAGTTGGCCAGGGTGCGACGGCCCCAGAACTTGTCTTTCAGGCGCGTCGATTGATACGGATCGGCATCGTAATCCGCAACACTCAGGCCGCCGGGCATCTCGGCTTCGCCTTCGTAATACTGCGCCATGGCGTTGAGGCTATTGGCATCGTCGATCTGGTATTTGCCCTTGAGAATCAGGTCGTCGATCTGGGTATCACTGTGTTCGCGCCAGTCGCTGCCGCGCACGCCGGAATACAGAATCGCGCCGCCCAGGCCATTTTCCGCCGTGCCGCCCAGCAGCAGGTTGCCGGTTTTCTTGAAGCCATCTTGGGTGGAAGACGGGCTGATCTCGGTCTGCACGGAGCCCTTCATGGTGGGCTCGTCCGGGATGGCGCGGGTCACGAAGTTGACGATCCCGCCGACGTTCTGCGGGCCGTAACGCACGGCACCGCCGCCACGCACCACGTCCACGGCATCCATGTTGCCCAGGCTGATCGGCGCAAGAGACAACTGAGGCTGGCCATAAGGTGCGAATGGCACCGGAATGCCATCCATCAGGACCGTGGAGCGCGAAGCCAGGCGCGGGTTGAGGCCGCGAATGCCGAAGTTCAGCGCCATGTCGTGGCTGCCGGTGCCGTTGTTTTCCGGTGCGTTGACGCCCGGGATACGGTTGAGCACTTCGCGGGCATTGGTGGAGCCGTTACGCTCGAACTCTTCACGACGAATCACGTCACGGGCACCGGGATGTTCGAAGACGTTGGTCTGCTGAGCTTCACCCAGCCAGTCACCGACAATGGTCGATGCGCCGAGCTCCACAGGGCCGCTACCTGCCGCACTCACCGGTTGCAGGGAGAAGCCTTGATTGCCGTCGGCCACAGCCTGCAGCCCTGTGCCTTCCAGCAAGGCGGCCAAGCCTTGCTCTGGCGTGTATTGACCTTCCAGCCCGCGGCTTTTCAG
Proteins encoded:
- a CDS encoding phosphate-starvation-inducible protein PsiE, with amino-acid sequence MGNKWAEKMRQKVHSQAESLGNLCVESFHFLALFAIGAITAWASVVAFLGMVEKGNITVDDILLLFIYLELGAMTGIYFKTNHMPVRFLIYVAITALTRLLISDVSHHNPPSIGIIYLCGGILLLAISILVVRYASYKYPSAKIPDPFSNVKGAVTEEKGEV
- a CDS encoding HPF/RaiA family ribosome-associated protein, with protein sequence MQIQVNSDNHIESSIRLEEWVRTTIESTLERYDEYITRVEVHISDENGEKPGPHDIRCQIEARPKGHQPISVTQKADTIDQAVDGAAAKLDHALEHLLGKLRSKRGGAPLPQDQDEDSVSPDALLEEEFLEKELEKEVARLG
- a CDS encoding sigma-70 family RNA polymerase sigma factor; amino-acid sequence: MRDFSAADDDLVRDRRQQMTELYSDHHLWLQNWLRKKIGCSQRAADLAQDAFVRILMLAEPLNLKEPRAFLATTATRLLIDGARRRKIERAYLEALALHADEVCTPDPEAIHVALQMLERIAQMLDGLPPRPRQAFLLHRLEGMTYSEIAIQLGVSSSMVKQYMASVMVHCYKTLHGSGQLS
- a CDS encoding FecR family protein — encoded protein: MSDAQEPCERMISEAASWLALMNDDAVSATDREAFDRWREADPRHALALSRMQSLWGSFDELPGKPARVALRQTFPHSGVKPSYRGLQVLSLLGVLIGGWMSVENLPIWMADQHTAIGERREFLLSDGSEVQLNSNSALDIKFDGRQREVELLRGELWVQVAKDAQRPFVVRTDQGTITALGTRFVVRRGPQGTTVSVLESAIAARADSADVVKVSTGQQALLKDGRVQAPRSIGSGDPSAWTRGVLKVDDRPLGEVLQTLAEYRHGLLRFDARALDGIRVSGLFRLDDTDAALAALSDNLPIRIERFTDLLIVVKPLP
- a CDS encoding dihydrolipoamide acetyltransferase family protein, whose translation is MKYFKLPDLGEGLQEAEVVQWHIKEGDTVRADQLVVSVETAKAIVDIPAPYDGVVAKLFGGDGDVLHVGEPLMAFEGEGDAGTVVGRLEGGGSQDDQFCVGAAPSTREHLSVKATPAVRQLARQLGIELNALTGSGNNGLITRADVERAAQVERDRFGGQRLRGVRRSMALNMAKSHAEVVPVTIFGDADLHRWAQARDPLIRLGKAMAEACKVEPVLNSWFDGKSLSIKQHETLNLGIAVDTPDGLFVPVLRDVGNRSAADLKEGMSRLRADVKARSIPPQEMMGATITLSNFGTLFGRYANPIVVPPQVAIIGAGGIREEPVAMNGEVVIHPILPLSLTFDHRAVTGGEAARFFKALVDELEKPE
- a CDS encoding DUF3509 domain-containing protein, producing the protein MDNPFQMITDTFHPDYRVNLSIQGLDGSIMLTLSNEKGIVAKRLISAAQRNDPERLRRLIESVQFGIAIERGDSALKILTAMTDGVTLSQLPILTGGHWRPDRHEQTAGL
- a CDS encoding YebG family protein; the protein is MAVEVVYRSSRDLERLFMDKAEADRHDKMLELAELLATVLNKAVPSLTEAQVEEAGIYMAKNRDIFARAFKSQPDALNELLSETEAETE
- a CDS encoding DUF6124 family protein, whose amino-acid sequence is MKKITPDPSIPSLEESLQHISELLRCAAATAYESGDCLNGPKRDLAFSVVHLIGMAQTELDRSLERVEAR
- the fecA gene encoding TonB-dependent Fe(3+) dicitrate receptor FecA — its product is MSTRSPQLSPLVRTLRHIIFGASLSLGGLSLAHAADAKAYHIAPSELETALNQFGREAGVMISYGSQVTSGLKSRGLEGQYTPEQGLAALLEGTGLQAVADGNQGFSLQPVSAAGSGPVELGASTIVGDWLGEAQQTNVFEHPGARDVIRREEFERNGSTNAREVLNRIPGVNAPENNGTGSHDMALNFGIRGLNPRLASRSTVLMDGIPVPFAPYGQPQLSLAPISLGNMDAVDVVRGGGAVRYGPQNVGGIVNFVTRAIPDEPTMKGSVQTEISPSSTQDGFKKTGNLLLGGTAENGLGGAILYSGVRGSDWREHSDTQIDDLILKGKYQIDDANSLNAMAQYYEGEAEMPGGLSVADYDADPYQSTRLKDKFWGRRTLANFGYRYEQDARVFTANTFFTKTLRSGYLEQGNIVTLSPREYWVRGFETRFSQGFALGESWHEVGIGYRYINESGHEVRYNETTASQIMPSTSSTQDRDTRGYTDAKAFYIDDRIDIGKWTITPGIRYEMIDTAQSNNQTNVKYQGDYNTALPALNVLYHLTDTWNLYANTEGSFGSVQYSQMPNRVNGGEVQPEKARTWELGTRYDNGVLRAEIGAFLINFDNQYDTNQTDNRIIARGETRHQGIESSINYALSDLSPALDAYEVYASYAYVDATIREDGPNKGNRVPFSSRHKGTLGVRYTEGPWKLNLDSSFQSDQFADNANTEAENASGSTGRIPGYMLFSTRAAYDFGPKMSDLNVAVGVKNIFNREYFTRSFDDNNRGKYVGEPRTVYLQTSVAF
- a CDS encoding DUF6124 family protein; this translates as MKNLTPDPPAPSLEESLLHISELLRCAAATAYESGDSLNGPKRDLAFSVVHLIGMARSELDRSLERVEVR